A genomic stretch from Engraulis encrasicolus isolate BLACKSEA-1 chromosome 10, IST_EnEncr_1.0, whole genome shotgun sequence includes:
- the LOC134456184 gene encoding GTPase IMAP family member 9-like, protein MNMEKDTQPMKLRIVLVEGSGFGKSSTGNTICGNGVFKMEHDITSGCVIAGVKSDGQVILIVDTPALFDPNKSSEEAMRAIANGVALAAPGPHVLLVVLQLGNLKNEDQKAVKIIQGLLGEEAAPYTMVLFTHRDGTEADGVSVEEIIDGSPSVKAFISQCGGGYHVFNNRHEDPSQVRELLEKINTMVQRNGGRYYTTAFEHQAGFATAGAIGCAIGAVITLTGLAFGATAGLILGLAAFGAGVATGLDIGPAAGLACGPAAFGAAAAAAVGAIAAVLNAPLVAATAAILPAAGLVVAQWLNTHT, encoded by the coding sequence AGCCAATGAAACTGAGGATTGTGCTGGTAGAGGGAAGTGGCTTTGGGAAGAGCTCAACAGGAAACACCATCTGTGGAAACGGGGTCTTCAAAATGGAACATGATATCACATCTGGTTGTGTAATTGCAGGGGTAAAGTCTGATGGTCAAGTCATTTTGATTGTGGACACGCCGGCTTTATTTGACCCCAATAAATCCAGTGAGGAGGCGATGAGAGCAATTGCTAACGGTGTAGCATTAGCTGCCCCTGGTCCTCACGTGTTACTGGTGGTGCTTCAGTTGGGAAATTTAAAAAACGAAGACCAAAAAGCTGTGAAGATTATTCAGGGGTTGTTAGGAGAAGAGGCAGCACCATACACCATGGTCCTGTTCACCCACAGAGATGGTACGGAAGCAGATGGAGTTTCAGTCGAAGAAATCATTGATGGAAGTCCAAGTGTTAAGGCCTTCATCAGTCAGTGTGGTGGAGGATACCACGTCTTCAACAACAGACACGAGGATCCCTCTCAGGTCAGAGAGCTGTTGGAGAAGATCAACACAATGGTGCAGAGGAATGGCGGACGCTACTACACCACTGCCTTTGAGCATCAGGCTGGATTCGCTACTGCAGGTGCTATTGGATGTGCCATCGGAGCTGTGATAACTCTCACTGGACTTGCTTTTGGAGCTACTGCTGGTCTTATTCTGGGACTTGCAGCTTTTGGAGCTGGAGTTGCGACTGGACTCGATATTGGGCCTGCTGCAGGTCTTGCGTGTGGACCTGCTGCTTTtggtgctgcagctgctgctgctgttggagctATTGCTGCAGTTCTGAATGCACCACTTGTTGCAGCAACAGCAGCGATCCTACCAGCAGCAGGTTTGGTTGTGGCACAGTGGTTAAATACACATACCTAA